A region of Diospyros lotus cultivar Yz01 chromosome 3, ASM1463336v1, whole genome shotgun sequence DNA encodes the following proteins:
- the LOC127797435 gene encoding probable LRR receptor-like serine/threonine-protein kinase At1g67720 isoform X3, whose protein sequence is MGLIFLYLLLILCLIQSSLSQVKEFISIDCGSTSNYTDPRTRLDWISDTELMSHGKSVEVENPNGDLPQYQRRRDFPIDSKKYCYNLKTTERRRYLVRATFLYSSSLSVDTYPKFQLYLDATKWSTVTVQDGSRVYVKEIIIRARSNSIDVCLCCATTGSPFISTLELRPLNLSMYATDFEDDFYLKVAARVNFGAPSREVVRYPDDPYDRIWDSDLDRRQNFLVGVAPGTERINTTKNINVNTREYPPVKVMQSAVLGTKGILSYRLNLEDFPANARAYAYFAEIQDLSSNETRKFKITQPYVPDYSNAVVNIAENANGSYTLYEPSFMNVTLDFVLTFSFAKTRDSTQGPLLNAIEISKYVQIASKTHEQDVNAVNALRSMSAESVQTNEGDPCVPAQWEWVSCSSSAPPRITKVMLSGKSVQGEIPPEINNMDALTELWLDDNFLTGSIPDMSNLIKLTTLHLENNKLNGPLPSYLGSLPSLQELYVQNNSLSGEIPPALSARNISFDYKDNPGLHRNSKHKTHYKLIVGTSIGVLAILSFLLLGSLLIVYKHRRKNSYRRSDDKGDSFRLSTKPSSGYSIARGGHLMDEGVAIYIPVSEIEEATKNFSTRIGKGSFGPVYHGKMKDGKEVAVKIMADSTSHGTQQFVTEVALLSRIHHRNLVPLIGYCEEAHQRMLVYEYMHNGTLRDHIHDPANKKHLDWMARLNIAQDAAKGLEYLHTGCNPSIIHRDVKTSNILLDIHMRAKVSDFGLSRQAEEDITHISSVARGTVGYLDPEYYGNQQLTEKSDVYSFGVVLLELISGRKPVSNEDYDAEWNIVHWARSLIRKGDVISIMDPSLLGSVRVESVWRVAEVAIQCVDQHGYSRPKMQEIILAIQDAMKIQKGNENSSSGSSRSQPARKTLLTSFLDIESPDTSNGSYSVT, encoded by the exons atGGGTTTAATCTTCCTTTACCTTCTTTTAATTCTGTGCTTGATTCAATCTAGTCTCTCCCAAGTGAAAG AATTCATCAGTATAGATTGTGGAAGCACAAGTAATTACACTGACCCGAGAACTAGATTAGACTGGATTTCAGACACTGAACTTATGAGCCATGGAAAATCAGTAGAAGTGGAGAATCCAAATGGAGACTTGCCTCAATATCAGAGACGCCGGGACTTCCCCATAGACAGCAAGAAGTACTGCTATAATCTAAAGACCACAGAGAGAAGGCGATACCTTGTCAGAGCAACCTTTTTATATAGCAGCTCTTTAAGCGTAGACACATACCCCAAATTTCAGCTCTACCTGGATGCAACCAAGTGGTCAACTGTAACCGTGCAGGACGGATCCAGAGTATATGTGAAGGAAATTATCATCAGGGCACGCTCAAATTCCATTGATGTGTGCTTGTGCTGTGCAACAACAGGTTCCCCGTTCATATCCACCCTAGAGCTGCGGCCATTGAATCTGTCAATGTATGCGACAGATTTTGAGGATGATTTCTATCTAAAAGTAGCAGCAAGGGTAAATTTTGGAGCCCCAAGCAGAGAAGTTGTAAG GTATCCGGATGATCCATATGACCGAATATGGGATTCAGATCTTGATAGAAGACAAAATTTTCTTGTAGGTGTAGCTCCTGGCACTGAAAGAATCAATACAACGAAGAACATAAATGTCAATACAAGAGAATATCCACCTGTGAAAGTAATGCAGAGTGCAGTGCTTGGCACAAAAGGGATTCTCAGCTATAGGTTAAATTTAGAAGATTTCCCAGCGAATGCTCGTGCTTATGCATACTTTGCTGAAATTCAGGACTTGAGTTCGAATGAAACACGAAAATTTAAAATCACGCAGCCTTATGTTCCTGATTATAGCAATGCAGTGGTGAATATTGCTGAGAATGCAAATGGGAGCTACACTCTATATGAACCTAGCTTCATGAATGTAACACTGGATTTCGTTCTGACATTCTCCTTTGCAAAAACCAGGGATTCTACTCAAGGACCACTTCTGAATGCAATTGAAATAAGCAAATATGTACAGATTGCCTCAAAGACACATGAGCAAGATG TGAATGCTGTCAATGCTCTTCGCTCCATGTCTGCCGAGAGTGTCCAGACAAATGAAGGTGATCCCTGTGTGCCAGCTCAGTGGGAATGGGTCTCTTGCAGCTCTAGCGCCCCACCAAGAATTACAAAAGT TATGTTGTCAGGAAAAAGCGTGCAGGGTGAAATCCCACCAGAGATCAACAACATGGATGCATTGACAGAGCT ATGGTTAGATGACAACTTCCTCACTGGGTCAATCCCTGACATGAGTAATCTGATCAAGTTAACAACTCT GCATCTAGAGAACAACAAATTGAATGGTCCCCTACCTTCTTACCTGGGTAGTTTACCAAGCTTACAAGAATT GTATGTACAGAACAACTCCTTGAGCGGGGAAATCCCTCCGGCATTGTCAGCGAGAAATATTTCTTTTGA CTATAAAGACAATCCTGGTCTACATCGGAACTCAAAGCATAAGACCCATTACAAGCTGATAGTTGGAACTTCAATAGGAGTACTTGCAATTCTTTCATTCCTACTGTTAGGAAGCTTGTTAATAGTGTACAAACATCGGAGAAAGAATTCTTATCGGAGAAGTGATGATAAAG GTGATTCTTTCCGGCTCAGCACAAAACCTTCAAGTGGCTATTCAATTGCACGAGGTGGACATTTGATGGATGAAGGAGTTGCAATCTATATTCCAGTGTCTGAGATAGAAGAAGCTACTAAAAATTTTTCAACGAGAATTGGGAAAGGAAGTTTTGGACCTGTCTATCATGGGAAGATGAAAGATGGGAAAGAGGTCGCAGTTAAGATCATGGCTGATTCAACTAGCCATGGAACACAGCAATTTGTGACTGAG GTTGCCCTCTTGTCAAGAATTCACCATAGGAATCTAGTTCCTTTAATTGGATATTGTGAAGAAGCACATCAGCGGATGCTAGTTTATGAATACATGCATAACGGAACTTTGAGGGATCACATTCATG ATCCAGCCAACAAGAAACACTTGGACTGGATGGCCCGTCTTAATATTGCACAAGATGCTGCTAAGG GCCTTGAGTACTTGCACACTGGATGTAACCCCAGTATCATTCACCGCGATGTGAAAACGAGCAACATTCTTCTGGACATCCATATGAGGGCAAAAGTGTCTGATTTTGGACTTTCAAGACAAGCTGAAGAAGACATAACCCATATATCAAGTGTGGCACGGGGAACAGTAGGATACCTAGATCCTGA GTACTATGGGAATCAGCAATTGACTGAAAAGAGTGATGTTTATAGTTTTGGGGTTGTGCTATTGGAACTTATCTCTGGAAGAAAACCCGTATCAAATGAAGATTATGATGCCGAGTGGAACATTGTTCACTGG GCAAGGTCATTGATTCGAAAAGGGGATGTAATTAGCATCATGGATCCTTCTCTCTTAGGAAGTGTCAGGGTTGAGTCTGTATGGCGAGTTGCAGAAGTTGCAATACAATGCGTCGACCAACACGGTTATTCTCGCCCAAAGATGCAGGAAATAATACTGGCTATACAAGATGCAATGAAGATtcagaaaggaaatgaaaattcatCTTCTGGGAGTTCAAGATCACAGCCTGCACGCAAAACACTACTAACAAGTTTTCTAGATATTGAGAGCCCAGACACATCCAATGG CTCATATTCAGTAACATAG
- the LOC127797435 gene encoding probable LRR receptor-like serine/threonine-protein kinase At1g67720 isoform X2 has translation MGLIFLYLLLILCLIQSSLSQVKEFISIDCGSTSNYTDPRTRLDWISDTELMSHGKSVEVENPNGDLPQYQRRRDFPIDSKKYCYNLKTTERRRYLVRATFLYSSSLSVDTYPKFQLYLDATKWSTVTVQDGSRVYVKEIIIRARSNSIDVCLCCATTGSPFISTLELRPLNLSMYATDFEDDFYLKVAARVNFGAPSREVVRYPDDPYDRIWDSDLDRRQNFLVGVAPGTERINTTKNINVNTREYPPVKVMQSAVLGTKGILSYRLNLEDFPANARAYAYFAEIQDLSSNETRKFKITQPYVPDYSNAVVNIAENANGSYTLYEPSFMNVTLDFVLTFSFAKTRDSTQGPLLNAIEISKYVQIASKTHEQDVNAVNALRSMSAESVQTNEGDPCVPAQWEWVSCSSSAPPRITKVMLSGKSVQGEIPPEINNMDALTELWLDDNFLTGSIPDMSNLIKLTTLHLENNKLNGPLPSYLGSLPSLQELYVQNNSLSGEIPPALSARNISFDYKDNPGLHRNSKHKTHYKLIVGTSIGVLAILSFLLLGSLLIVYKHRRKNSYRRSDDKGDSFRLSTKPSSGYSIARGGHLMDEGVAIYIPVSEIEEATKNFSTRIGKGSFGPVYHGKMKDGKEVAVKIMADSTSHGTQQFVTEVALLSRIHHRNLVPLIGYCEEAHQRMLVYEYMHNGTLRDHIHDPANKKHLDWMARLNIAQDAAKGLEYLHTGCNPSIIHRDVKTSNILLDIHMRAKVSDFGLSRQAEEDITHISSVARGTVGYLDPEYYGNQQLTEKSDVYSFGVVLLELISGRKPVSNEDYDAEWNIVHWARSLIRKGDVISIMDPSLLGSVRVESVWRVAEVAIQCVDQHGYSRPKMQEIILAIQDAMKIQKGNENSSSGSSRSQPARKTLLTSFLDIESPDTSNGYVHPSAR, from the exons atGGGTTTAATCTTCCTTTACCTTCTTTTAATTCTGTGCTTGATTCAATCTAGTCTCTCCCAAGTGAAAG AATTCATCAGTATAGATTGTGGAAGCACAAGTAATTACACTGACCCGAGAACTAGATTAGACTGGATTTCAGACACTGAACTTATGAGCCATGGAAAATCAGTAGAAGTGGAGAATCCAAATGGAGACTTGCCTCAATATCAGAGACGCCGGGACTTCCCCATAGACAGCAAGAAGTACTGCTATAATCTAAAGACCACAGAGAGAAGGCGATACCTTGTCAGAGCAACCTTTTTATATAGCAGCTCTTTAAGCGTAGACACATACCCCAAATTTCAGCTCTACCTGGATGCAACCAAGTGGTCAACTGTAACCGTGCAGGACGGATCCAGAGTATATGTGAAGGAAATTATCATCAGGGCACGCTCAAATTCCATTGATGTGTGCTTGTGCTGTGCAACAACAGGTTCCCCGTTCATATCCACCCTAGAGCTGCGGCCATTGAATCTGTCAATGTATGCGACAGATTTTGAGGATGATTTCTATCTAAAAGTAGCAGCAAGGGTAAATTTTGGAGCCCCAAGCAGAGAAGTTGTAAG GTATCCGGATGATCCATATGACCGAATATGGGATTCAGATCTTGATAGAAGACAAAATTTTCTTGTAGGTGTAGCTCCTGGCACTGAAAGAATCAATACAACGAAGAACATAAATGTCAATACAAGAGAATATCCACCTGTGAAAGTAATGCAGAGTGCAGTGCTTGGCACAAAAGGGATTCTCAGCTATAGGTTAAATTTAGAAGATTTCCCAGCGAATGCTCGTGCTTATGCATACTTTGCTGAAATTCAGGACTTGAGTTCGAATGAAACACGAAAATTTAAAATCACGCAGCCTTATGTTCCTGATTATAGCAATGCAGTGGTGAATATTGCTGAGAATGCAAATGGGAGCTACACTCTATATGAACCTAGCTTCATGAATGTAACACTGGATTTCGTTCTGACATTCTCCTTTGCAAAAACCAGGGATTCTACTCAAGGACCACTTCTGAATGCAATTGAAATAAGCAAATATGTACAGATTGCCTCAAAGACACATGAGCAAGATG TGAATGCTGTCAATGCTCTTCGCTCCATGTCTGCCGAGAGTGTCCAGACAAATGAAGGTGATCCCTGTGTGCCAGCTCAGTGGGAATGGGTCTCTTGCAGCTCTAGCGCCCCACCAAGAATTACAAAAGT TATGTTGTCAGGAAAAAGCGTGCAGGGTGAAATCCCACCAGAGATCAACAACATGGATGCATTGACAGAGCT ATGGTTAGATGACAACTTCCTCACTGGGTCAATCCCTGACATGAGTAATCTGATCAAGTTAACAACTCT GCATCTAGAGAACAACAAATTGAATGGTCCCCTACCTTCTTACCTGGGTAGTTTACCAAGCTTACAAGAATT GTATGTACAGAACAACTCCTTGAGCGGGGAAATCCCTCCGGCATTGTCAGCGAGAAATATTTCTTTTGA CTATAAAGACAATCCTGGTCTACATCGGAACTCAAAGCATAAGACCCATTACAAGCTGATAGTTGGAACTTCAATAGGAGTACTTGCAATTCTTTCATTCCTACTGTTAGGAAGCTTGTTAATAGTGTACAAACATCGGAGAAAGAATTCTTATCGGAGAAGTGATGATAAAG GTGATTCTTTCCGGCTCAGCACAAAACCTTCAAGTGGCTATTCAATTGCACGAGGTGGACATTTGATGGATGAAGGAGTTGCAATCTATATTCCAGTGTCTGAGATAGAAGAAGCTACTAAAAATTTTTCAACGAGAATTGGGAAAGGAAGTTTTGGACCTGTCTATCATGGGAAGATGAAAGATGGGAAAGAGGTCGCAGTTAAGATCATGGCTGATTCAACTAGCCATGGAACACAGCAATTTGTGACTGAG GTTGCCCTCTTGTCAAGAATTCACCATAGGAATCTAGTTCCTTTAATTGGATATTGTGAAGAAGCACATCAGCGGATGCTAGTTTATGAATACATGCATAACGGAACTTTGAGGGATCACATTCATG ATCCAGCCAACAAGAAACACTTGGACTGGATGGCCCGTCTTAATATTGCACAAGATGCTGCTAAGG GCCTTGAGTACTTGCACACTGGATGTAACCCCAGTATCATTCACCGCGATGTGAAAACGAGCAACATTCTTCTGGACATCCATATGAGGGCAAAAGTGTCTGATTTTGGACTTTCAAGACAAGCTGAAGAAGACATAACCCATATATCAAGTGTGGCACGGGGAACAGTAGGATACCTAGATCCTGA GTACTATGGGAATCAGCAATTGACTGAAAAGAGTGATGTTTATAGTTTTGGGGTTGTGCTATTGGAACTTATCTCTGGAAGAAAACCCGTATCAAATGAAGATTATGATGCCGAGTGGAACATTGTTCACTGG GCAAGGTCATTGATTCGAAAAGGGGATGTAATTAGCATCATGGATCCTTCTCTCTTAGGAAGTGTCAGGGTTGAGTCTGTATGGCGAGTTGCAGAAGTTGCAATACAATGCGTCGACCAACACGGTTATTCTCGCCCAAAGATGCAGGAAATAATACTGGCTATACAAGATGCAATGAAGATtcagaaaggaaatgaaaattcatCTTCTGGGAGTTCAAGATCACAGCCTGCACGCAAAACACTACTAACAAGTTTTCTAGATATTGAGAGCCCAGACACATCCAATGGGTACGTACACCCATCTGCAAGATAA
- the LOC127797435 gene encoding probable LRR receptor-like serine/threonine-protein kinase At1g67720 isoform X1 — protein MGLIFLYLLLILCLIQSSLSQVKEFISIDCGSTSNYTDPRTRLDWISDTELMSHGKSVEVENPNGDLPQYQRRRDFPIDSKKYCYNLKTTERRRYLVRATFLYSSSLSVDTYPKFQLYLDATKWSTVTVQDGSRVYVKEIIIRARSNSIDVCLCCATTGSPFISTLELRPLNLSMYATDFEDDFYLKVAARVNFGAPSREVVRYPDDPYDRIWDSDLDRRQNFLVGVAPGTERINTTKNINVNTREYPPVKVMQSAVLGTKGILSYRLNLEDFPANARAYAYFAEIQDLSSNETRKFKITQPYVPDYSNAVVNIAENANGSYTLYEPSFMNVTLDFVLTFSFAKTRDSTQGPLLNAIEISKYVQIASKTHEQDVNAVNALRSMSAESVQTNEGDPCVPAQWEWVSCSSSAPPRITKVMLSGKSVQGEIPPEINNMDALTELWLDDNFLTGSIPDMSNLIKLTTLHLENNKLNGPLPSYLGSLPSLQELYVQNNSLSGEIPPALSARNISFDYKDNPGLHRNSKHKTHYKLIVGTSIGVLAILSFLLLGSLLIVYKHRRKNSYRRSDDKGDSFRLSTKPSSGYSIARGGHLMDEGVAIYIPVSEIEEATKNFSTRIGKGSFGPVYHGKMKDGKEVAVKIMADSTSHGTQQFVTEVALLSRIHHRNLVPLIGYCEEAHQRMLVYEYMHNGTLRDHIHDPANKKHLDWMARLNIAQDAAKGLEYLHTGCNPSIIHRDVKTSNILLDIHMRAKVSDFGLSRQAEEDITHISSVARGTVGYLDPEYYGNQQLTEKSDVYSFGVVLLELISGRKPVSNEDYDAEWNIVHWARSLIRKGDVISIMDPSLLGSVRVESVWRVAEVAIQCVDQHGYSRPKMQEIILAIQDAMKIQKGNENSSSGSSRSQPARKTLLTSFLDIESPDTSNGNFRSWRRSPCSLMFELIKMGNKECRHQSRWDKEAKIFHIWTHECTCYVGYTYLYLYACDGVMNPHYSS, from the exons atGGGTTTAATCTTCCTTTACCTTCTTTTAATTCTGTGCTTGATTCAATCTAGTCTCTCCCAAGTGAAAG AATTCATCAGTATAGATTGTGGAAGCACAAGTAATTACACTGACCCGAGAACTAGATTAGACTGGATTTCAGACACTGAACTTATGAGCCATGGAAAATCAGTAGAAGTGGAGAATCCAAATGGAGACTTGCCTCAATATCAGAGACGCCGGGACTTCCCCATAGACAGCAAGAAGTACTGCTATAATCTAAAGACCACAGAGAGAAGGCGATACCTTGTCAGAGCAACCTTTTTATATAGCAGCTCTTTAAGCGTAGACACATACCCCAAATTTCAGCTCTACCTGGATGCAACCAAGTGGTCAACTGTAACCGTGCAGGACGGATCCAGAGTATATGTGAAGGAAATTATCATCAGGGCACGCTCAAATTCCATTGATGTGTGCTTGTGCTGTGCAACAACAGGTTCCCCGTTCATATCCACCCTAGAGCTGCGGCCATTGAATCTGTCAATGTATGCGACAGATTTTGAGGATGATTTCTATCTAAAAGTAGCAGCAAGGGTAAATTTTGGAGCCCCAAGCAGAGAAGTTGTAAG GTATCCGGATGATCCATATGACCGAATATGGGATTCAGATCTTGATAGAAGACAAAATTTTCTTGTAGGTGTAGCTCCTGGCACTGAAAGAATCAATACAACGAAGAACATAAATGTCAATACAAGAGAATATCCACCTGTGAAAGTAATGCAGAGTGCAGTGCTTGGCACAAAAGGGATTCTCAGCTATAGGTTAAATTTAGAAGATTTCCCAGCGAATGCTCGTGCTTATGCATACTTTGCTGAAATTCAGGACTTGAGTTCGAATGAAACACGAAAATTTAAAATCACGCAGCCTTATGTTCCTGATTATAGCAATGCAGTGGTGAATATTGCTGAGAATGCAAATGGGAGCTACACTCTATATGAACCTAGCTTCATGAATGTAACACTGGATTTCGTTCTGACATTCTCCTTTGCAAAAACCAGGGATTCTACTCAAGGACCACTTCTGAATGCAATTGAAATAAGCAAATATGTACAGATTGCCTCAAAGACACATGAGCAAGATG TGAATGCTGTCAATGCTCTTCGCTCCATGTCTGCCGAGAGTGTCCAGACAAATGAAGGTGATCCCTGTGTGCCAGCTCAGTGGGAATGGGTCTCTTGCAGCTCTAGCGCCCCACCAAGAATTACAAAAGT TATGTTGTCAGGAAAAAGCGTGCAGGGTGAAATCCCACCAGAGATCAACAACATGGATGCATTGACAGAGCT ATGGTTAGATGACAACTTCCTCACTGGGTCAATCCCTGACATGAGTAATCTGATCAAGTTAACAACTCT GCATCTAGAGAACAACAAATTGAATGGTCCCCTACCTTCTTACCTGGGTAGTTTACCAAGCTTACAAGAATT GTATGTACAGAACAACTCCTTGAGCGGGGAAATCCCTCCGGCATTGTCAGCGAGAAATATTTCTTTTGA CTATAAAGACAATCCTGGTCTACATCGGAACTCAAAGCATAAGACCCATTACAAGCTGATAGTTGGAACTTCAATAGGAGTACTTGCAATTCTTTCATTCCTACTGTTAGGAAGCTTGTTAATAGTGTACAAACATCGGAGAAAGAATTCTTATCGGAGAAGTGATGATAAAG GTGATTCTTTCCGGCTCAGCACAAAACCTTCAAGTGGCTATTCAATTGCACGAGGTGGACATTTGATGGATGAAGGAGTTGCAATCTATATTCCAGTGTCTGAGATAGAAGAAGCTACTAAAAATTTTTCAACGAGAATTGGGAAAGGAAGTTTTGGACCTGTCTATCATGGGAAGATGAAAGATGGGAAAGAGGTCGCAGTTAAGATCATGGCTGATTCAACTAGCCATGGAACACAGCAATTTGTGACTGAG GTTGCCCTCTTGTCAAGAATTCACCATAGGAATCTAGTTCCTTTAATTGGATATTGTGAAGAAGCACATCAGCGGATGCTAGTTTATGAATACATGCATAACGGAACTTTGAGGGATCACATTCATG ATCCAGCCAACAAGAAACACTTGGACTGGATGGCCCGTCTTAATATTGCACAAGATGCTGCTAAGG GCCTTGAGTACTTGCACACTGGATGTAACCCCAGTATCATTCACCGCGATGTGAAAACGAGCAACATTCTTCTGGACATCCATATGAGGGCAAAAGTGTCTGATTTTGGACTTTCAAGACAAGCTGAAGAAGACATAACCCATATATCAAGTGTGGCACGGGGAACAGTAGGATACCTAGATCCTGA GTACTATGGGAATCAGCAATTGACTGAAAAGAGTGATGTTTATAGTTTTGGGGTTGTGCTATTGGAACTTATCTCTGGAAGAAAACCCGTATCAAATGAAGATTATGATGCCGAGTGGAACATTGTTCACTGG GCAAGGTCATTGATTCGAAAAGGGGATGTAATTAGCATCATGGATCCTTCTCTCTTAGGAAGTGTCAGGGTTGAGTCTGTATGGCGAGTTGCAGAAGTTGCAATACAATGCGTCGACCAACACGGTTATTCTCGCCCAAAGATGCAGGAAATAATACTGGCTATACAAGATGCAATGAAGATtcagaaaggaaatgaaaattcatCTTCTGGGAGTTCAAGATCACAGCCTGCACGCAAAACACTACTAACAAGTTTTCTAGATATTGAGAGCCCAGACACATCCAATGG AAACTTTAGGAGCTGGAGGAGATCACCATGTTCTTTGATGTTTGAGTTGATCAAAATGGGCAATAAAGAATGCAGGCACCAATCAAGATGGGATAAAGAAGCAAAGATATTTCATATTTGGACACATGAATGTACATGTTATGTTGGTTATacgtatttatatttatatgcatgTGATGGTGTCATGAACCCACATTATTCATCTTAA
- the LOC127796668 gene encoding E3 ubiquitin-protein ligase AIRP2-like, with the protein MEMMYYQFPRFSYQDSLKILEADIQHANALAAAIPRAKGGARLQMKLVYNHWTPLLFFLLQWMDCSCMCLLPRYLNLFHVLVYKVYVDRRPNISKHGRKATIRDFYAVILPSLQRLHGDLVEPDNANGESSGSGIISKIKGSNGLSDADLDGEDECGICLERCTKMVLPNCCHEMCINCYRDWNTRSESCPFCRGNIKRVKSRDLWVLTCSDDVVDAETVSREDLLRFYLYINRLPKDSSDSLFLMHYDYLR; encoded by the exons atggagatgatGTATTACCAGTTCCCAAGATTTTCTTACCAGGATTCCCTGAAAATCCTTGAAGCTGATATACAGCACGCCAACGCTCT TGCAGCTGCAATACCAAGAGCCAAAGGTGGTGCTCGCCTGCAGATGAAATTGGTTTACAATCACTGGACACCCCTCCTGTTCTTCTTGCTCCAATGGATGGATTGCTCCTGCATGTGTCTGTTGCCAAGATATCTAAATCTTTTCCATGTACTTGTATATAAG GTGTATGTGGATCGAAGACCTAACATTTCCAAGCATGGGAGGAAGGCAACGATTAGGGACTTCTATG CTGTTATATTGCCGTCTCTTCAGCGGCTCCACGGTGACTTGGTGGAACCGGATAATGCTAACGGTGAGAGTTCTGGCTCAGGGATCATTAGTAAGATCAAAGGCAGTAATGGATTGTCCGATGCTGATTTGGATGGAGAAGATGAATGCGGGATTTGCCTGGAGCGCTGTACCAAGATGGTCTTGCCTAATTGCTGTCATGAAATGTGCATCAATTGCTATCGTGATTG GAACACAAGATCAGAGTCCTGCCCCTTTTGTCGTGGTAACATCAAGAGAGTCAAGTCCAGAGACTTATGGGTCCTTACTTGTAGTGATGATGTGGTAGACGCGGAAACAGTTTCCCGAGAGGACTTACTGCGTTTCTACCTTTATATCAACAGATTGCCAAAAGATTCATCAGATTCCCTCTTTCTAATGCATTATGACTACCTACGTTGA